The following proteins are encoded in a genomic region of Clostridium kluyveri:
- a CDS encoding HAD-IB family hydrolase: protein MEKLAIFDVDFTLTKRETLMEFYIFMVKKYPKLIIYAPFSIFSAILYLIKLFPASKAKENFIAFINGISENDMKLLVKEFYEKRLSKIIYEDALSTIKKLKKEGCKIYLISASAEFYLNELYRIKEVDKIIGTRFTILNGNHSKKISGENCKGEEKVKRLMSSLKEDNIEVDFKNSYMFSDSLSDLPLFNMVGNPYLINYRKEHPDIKILKWR from the coding sequence TTGGAAAAACTGGCTATATTTGATGTGGATTTTACTTTGACTAAAAGGGAGACTTTAATGGAATTTTACATATTTATGGTGAAAAAATATCCTAAGCTTATAATATATGCACCTTTTAGTATTTTTTCTGCTATTTTATATCTCATAAAACTATTTCCTGCGTCGAAGGCCAAGGAAAATTTCATTGCATTTATAAATGGAATAAGCGAAAATGATATGAAACTTCTAGTAAAAGAATTTTATGAAAAAAGATTAAGTAAAATAATTTATGAAGATGCCCTGAGTACTATAAAAAAACTAAAAAAGGAAGGGTGTAAAATATACCTTATATCTGCCTCTGCAGAGTTTTATTTAAATGAATTATACAGAATAAAAGAAGTAGATAAAATAATAGGCACCAGATTTACTATACTGAATGGGAATCACAGTAAAAAAATTTCAGGAGAAAACTGTAAAGGGGAAGAAAAAGTAAAAAGACTTATGAGCTCTTTAAAAGAAGATAATATAGAGGTGGATTTTAAAAACTCCTATATGTTTTCAGATTCACTATCTGACTTACCTCTTTTTAATATGGTTGGAAATCCCTATCTTATAAATTATAGAAAAGAACACCCCGATATAAAAATACTAAAATGGAGATAA
- a CDS encoding protein-glutamate methylesterase/protein-glutamine glutaminase, translated as MKKIKVLVVDDSALMRKIISDMIKEDSSIEVIGTARNGQDLMDKFSSSFYKTMPDVITMDVEMPKMDGITALGELKKKNIDIPVIILSSISKEGTKLTMECLAAGAFDFLPKPSGTISLDIDKVKVELIQKIKVAYFGTSNKNSPIKTISAAEDKSYKEIAAVHIAAENTKKVRESKFRPGRIDAVVMGASTGGPKALTSVITELPKDIGVPVFVVQHMPVGFTKAFAERLNLSSHVKVVEAQEGMTAEINVVYIAPGGYHMEVWNDKKIHLNKEPAIWGVRPAVDKLFVSASKVYKENIVSVVLTGMGKDGAEGTVEIKKNGGITISQDESTCTIYGMPKVAYETGKVDLVLPLNDIAKEVLKIITSGRR; from the coding sequence TTGAAAAAGATTAAAGTTTTAGTAGTAGATGATTCAGCACTTATGAGAAAAATTATCTCAGACATGATAAAAGAGGACAGTTCCATAGAAGTAATAGGCACCGCCAGAAATGGACAGGATCTTATGGATAAATTTTCTTCTAGTTTTTATAAAACTATGCCAGATGTAATAACCATGGATGTAGAAATGCCAAAGATGGATGGTATAACTGCACTTGGAGAACTTAAAAAGAAAAATATAGACATACCTGTAATAATTTTAAGTAGTATTTCAAAAGAAGGTACAAAGCTCACTATGGAATGTTTAGCAGCAGGAGCCTTTGATTTTTTACCTAAACCCTCTGGAACCATATCCCTTGATATAGATAAAGTAAAAGTTGAATTGATACAAAAAATTAAAGTGGCTTATTTTGGTACATCCAATAAAAATAGCCCTATTAAAACCATAAGTGCAGCTGAAGATAAAAGTTATAAAGAAATTGCCGCAGTGCATATTGCAGCTGAAAATACTAAAAAGGTAAGAGAGAGTAAATTTCGACCGGGAAGAATAGATGCTGTAGTAATGGGGGCGTCTACAGGAGGACCTAAGGCACTTACTTCAGTTATAACAGAACTGCCAAAGGATATAGGAGTACCTGTATTTGTGGTACAGCATATGCCTGTAGGCTTTACCAAAGCTTTTGCAGAGAGACTGAATTTAAGTTCTCATGTAAAAGTAGTAGAAGCACAAGAAGGAATGACTGCTGAAATAAATGTTGTATACATAGCTCCAGGCGGGTATCATATGGAGGTATGGAATGATAAAAAAATACACCTAAATAAAGAACCTGCAATATGGGGAGTGAGACCTGCGGTGGATAAGCTATTTGTATCTGCCTCAAAGGTGTATAAGGAAAATATAGTTAGTGTAGTTTTAACGGGAATGGGTAAAGATGGTGCAGAAGGAACTGTGGAAATTAAAAAAAATGGAGGTATCACTATATCACAAGACGAGTCTACCTGTACCATTTATGGTATGCCAAAGGTTGCATATGAAACGGGAAAAGTAGATTTGGTTTTACCGTTAAATGATATAGCAAAAGAAGTGTTGAAAATAATAACATCTGGTAGGAGGTAG
- a CDS encoding undecaprenyldiphospho-muramoylpentapeptide beta-N-acetylglucosaminyltransferase — protein MKKIILTGGGSAGHVTPNLALFPKLKELGYEIQYIGTESGIEKEIIENEKIKYHVISSGKLRRYFDIKNFTDPFKVIKGVFQAIFIMRKEKPNVVFSKGGFVSVPVVFAAYINGIPVIAHESDITPGLANRLSTPYCTKVCVTFPESLKSIKGDNAVLTGTPIRQELLDGSRIIGRRMCGFENDKPVLLIIGGSLGSKFINNTIRNCLNELLKIYNIIHICGKGNLEEKLTERNGYVQFEYVSEEMPHIMNAADIVISRAGANVIFELLALKKPNLLIPLSRKSSRGDQILNAASFEKSGYSMVLKEEDMTPKLLLDKLKKLDMSKHTYINKMKASSAQDATNKIINLIEKYK, from the coding sequence TTGAAAAAGATAATATTAACTGGAGGAGGTTCTGCCGGTCATGTTACACCAAATCTGGCACTATTTCCAAAGTTAAAAGAATTAGGCTATGAAATACAATATATAGGTACAGAAAGTGGCATTGAAAAAGAAATAATAGAAAATGAAAAAATAAAATATCATGTAATCTCCAGTGGAAAACTTAGAAGATATTTTGATATAAAAAATTTTACGGATCCTTTTAAGGTAATTAAAGGAGTATTTCAAGCCATATTCATAATGAGAAAGGAAAAACCAAATGTTGTGTTTTCAAAAGGAGGATTTGTATCGGTACCTGTAGTTTTTGCTGCATACATAAATGGTATTCCTGTTATTGCACATGAGTCCGATATAACTCCAGGACTTGCAAATAGACTTTCCACGCCTTATTGCACCAAAGTCTGTGTTACTTTTCCTGAATCTTTAAAGTCTATAAAAGGTGATAATGCTGTGCTTACAGGGACACCCATAAGGCAGGAACTCTTAGATGGAAGCAGAATAATAGGCAGAAGAATGTGCGGCTTTGAAAATGACAAACCTGTACTGCTCATAATAGGAGGAAGTTTGGGATCAAAATTTATAAATAATACGATAAGAAATTGTTTAAATGAACTTTTAAAAATTTATAATATAATTCATATATGTGGAAAAGGAAATTTGGAAGAAAAGCTTACAGAGAGGAATGGCTATGTACAATTTGAATATGTAAGTGAAGAAATGCCTCATATAATGAATGCAGCAGATATAGTAATATCAAGAGCCGGGGCAAATGTTATATTTGAACTTCTAGCCCTTAAAAAACCCAATTTACTTATTCCCCTGTCTAGAAAATCCAGCAGAGGAGATCAGATTTTAAATGCTGCATCTTTTGAAAAAAGTGGATACAGTATGGTACTTAAGGAAGAGGATATGACCCCAAAGCTGCTTTTAGACAAGTTAAAAAAATTAGACATGTCAAAGCATACTTATATAAATAAAATGAAGGCAAGTTCCGCACAAGATGCAACAAATAAAATTATAAATTTAATAGAAAAATATAAATAA
- a CDS encoding chemotaxis protein CheW, with protein sequence MSQEEIKVLIFSINEEYYATDIMEIERILGYEETTKLPDSPDFVDGVINYEGNILPVICLTRKFGFSGEEKRDESKIIVTKQDGNKIGIIVDVVSEVRDVNVSSIEAPPDIVAGISKRYIKGLIKINDKIIIFLNLSKILTEQEKELI encoded by the coding sequence ATGAGCCAGGAAGAAATAAAAGTATTAATATTTAGCATAAATGAAGAATATTATGCTACAGATATCATGGAAATAGAGAGGATTCTGGGATATGAAGAAACCACAAAATTACCGGATTCCCCTGATTTTGTAGATGGAGTTATAAATTATGAGGGAAATATACTTCCTGTAATATGCCTTACCAGAAAATTTGGATTTAGTGGAGAAGAGAAAAGGGACGAGTCTAAGATTATAGTTACAAAACAAGATGGAAATAAGATAGGCATAATAGTTGATGTGGTATCTGAAGTAAGGGATGTAAATGTAAGCAGCATTGAAGCCCCACCGGATATAGTAGCTGGAATATCCAAAAGATATATTAAGGGACTTATTAAAATAAATGATAAAATAATAATATTTTTAAATCTTTCTAAAATATTAACAGAGCAAGAGAAGGAACTTATATAA
- a CDS encoding DUF1292 domain-containing protein, which produces MDNENLNSCGCDSKEENCGEHTHEHDCDCGCDCGEHENLVVDLEDENGNLVSCEIIDEFEYKDNQYVLVQNPENNSVYLFKAEMGDDGEELIIPEDKEFEEASAHYAELIEESED; this is translated from the coding sequence ATGGATAATGAAAATTTAAATAGCTGCGGCTGCGATTCCAAAGAAGAAAATTGTGGAGAGCATACACATGAACATGATTGTGACTGTGGCTGCGATTGTGGAGAACATGAAAATCTCGTGGTGGATTTAGAAGATGAAAATGGAAATTTAGTTTCTTGTGAAATAATTGATGAATTTGAATATAAAGATAATCAGTATGTTTTAGTTCAAAATCCTGAAAATAATTCTGTATATTTATTTAAAGCAGAGATGGGAGACGATGGAGAAGAACTTATTATACCAGAGGATAAGGAATTTGAAGAAGCATCTGCCCACTATGCAGAGTTGATAGAAGAGTCAGAGGATTAA
- the nifJ gene encoding pyruvate:ferredoxin (flavodoxin) oxidoreductase: MSKMKTMDGNTAAAYISYAFTDVAAIYPITPSSPMAEHVDEWVAQGKKNVFGQQVKVMEMQSEAGAAGAVHGSLQGGALTTTYTASQGLLLMVPNMYKIAGELLPGVFQVTARAIAASSLNIFGDHQDVMATRQTGFALLAESSVQQVMDLAAVAHLSAIKGRVPFVNFFDGFRTSHEIQKIEVLEYEDLAKLVDYKAVNDFRRRALNPDHPVTRGTAQNPDIYFQGREVSNKYYEALPEIVEDYMKEISKLTGREYHTFNYYGAKDAERVIVAMGSVCETIEEVIDYLVAKGEKVGLITVHLYRPFSIEYFLNKMPKTAKKIAVLDRTKEPGSTGEPLYLDVKNSFYGKEGQPVIVGGRYGLGSKDTLPSHILSVFENLKSDSPKDRFTISIIDDVTNTSLDIAEDINTTPEGTTACKFWGLGSDGTVGANKSAIKIIGDHTNMYAQGYFAYDSKKSGGITVSHLRFGKSQIKSPYLIDKADFIAVHNKSYVHKYNVLEGLKKGGKFLLNTTWTEKELESELPASMKKYIAENDIEFYILDAVKIAEEIGLGGRINMICQAAFFKLANIIPVEDAVKYLKDAVEGSYSKKGQKIVDMNNAAIDKGVNALVKVNIPASWKDAKEGEAAAALEVPEFISKIVYPMNRQDGDKLPVSTFVGMEDGTFPQGTAAYEKRGIAISVPEWQSDKCIQCNQCSFVCPHAAIRPVLTNAEELAKAPAGFESKAASGAKGLNFTIAVSPLDCTGCGNCADICPAKEKALVMKPIDTQLNKTDAWDYAMSVSYKENPLNKFSVKGSQFEKPLLEFSGACAGCGETPYVKLVTQLFGDTMMVANATGCSSIWGASAPATPYTTNHRGHGPSWANSLFEDNAEYGLGMFLAVKQVRDKIALNMKEALKGNLSAELKAAFEDWLENMDNGKGTRERADKMVELLENQKKEDALLNEIYENKDFLIKRSHWMFGGDGWAYDIGYGGLDHVLASGEDVNVLVLDTEVYSNTGGQSSKATPTAAVAKFAASGKKTKKKDLGMMAMTYGYVYVAQIAMGADKNQTLKAIQEAEAYKGPSLIVAYAPCINHGLRDGMGKSQNESKKAVESGYWALYRYNPELKEQGKKSFSLDSKKPTADFKEFLMGEVRYSSLAKQFPETAEQLFEKTKKDAFDRIAGYEKLANEI, from the coding sequence ATGAGTAAAATGAAAACTATGGATGGAAATACCGCAGCAGCTTATATATCTTATGCTTTTACTGATGTAGCGGCTATTTATCCAATAACTCCATCGTCACCTATGGCAGAACATGTTGATGAATGGGTTGCCCAGGGCAAAAAGAATGTTTTTGGACAACAGGTAAAAGTTATGGAAATGCAATCAGAAGCAGGAGCTGCGGGAGCTGTACACGGATCTCTGCAGGGAGGAGCACTTACTACTACCTACACTGCATCCCAGGGATTACTGCTTATGGTACCTAACATGTATAAAATTGCCGGAGAGTTATTGCCAGGTGTATTTCAAGTGACTGCAAGAGCCATAGCTGCAAGCTCTCTTAACATATTTGGAGATCATCAGGATGTTATGGCTACAAGACAGACTGGATTTGCACTACTTGCTGAGAGTTCAGTACAGCAAGTTATGGATCTTGCTGCAGTGGCACATTTATCTGCAATAAAGGGAAGAGTTCCATTTGTAAACTTTTTTGATGGATTTAGAACTTCACATGAAATTCAAAAGATTGAAGTACTTGAATATGAAGACTTGGCAAAATTAGTGGACTATAAAGCTGTAAATGATTTTAGAAGAAGAGCTTTAAATCCTGATCATCCAGTAACTCGTGGTACAGCTCAAAATCCTGATATATACTTCCAGGGAAGAGAAGTTTCCAATAAGTACTATGAAGCACTCCCTGAAATAGTTGAAGATTACATGAAAGAAATAAGCAAACTTACTGGAAGAGAATACCATACATTTAATTATTATGGAGCAAAGGATGCAGAAAGAGTTATAGTGGCTATGGGCTCTGTTTGCGAAACTATAGAAGAAGTAATAGATTATTTAGTGGCAAAGGGAGAAAAAGTTGGATTAATTACAGTTCACCTATATAGGCCATTTTCAATAGAATATTTCCTTAACAAGATGCCAAAGACTGCTAAAAAGATTGCAGTTTTAGACAGAACAAAAGAACCAGGTTCAACAGGAGAACCTCTATATTTAGATGTTAAAAACTCATTCTATGGAAAAGAAGGACAGCCAGTAATAGTTGGAGGAAGATATGGTCTTGGATCAAAAGATACACTTCCATCACATATTCTTTCAGTATTTGAAAACTTAAAATCAGACAGTCCAAAGGACAGATTTACAATAAGCATAATTGATGATGTTACAAATACATCTTTAGATATAGCAGAAGATATAAATACCACACCAGAGGGAACCACAGCTTGTAAGTTCTGGGGACTTGGTTCTGACGGTACTGTTGGGGCAAACAAAAGTGCTATAAAGATCATAGGAGACCATACAAATATGTATGCTCAGGGATACTTTGCCTATGACTCTAAAAAGTCTGGAGGCATAACAGTTTCACATTTAAGATTTGGTAAATCTCAAATAAAATCACCATATCTTATAGATAAAGCTGATTTTATTGCAGTTCATAATAAATCCTATGTTCATAAATATAATGTACTTGAAGGACTTAAAAAGGGTGGAAAATTTCTGCTTAATACTACCTGGACGGAAAAAGAACTGGAAAGTGAATTACCAGCTTCCATGAAAAAGTATATAGCAGAAAATGACATTGAATTCTATATATTAGATGCAGTTAAAATAGCGGAGGAAATTGGCCTTGGCGGAAGAATAAACATGATATGTCAGGCTGCCTTCTTTAAGCTTGCAAACATAATACCTGTAGAAGATGCTGTAAAATACTTAAAAGATGCTGTGGAAGGTTCCTATAGTAAAAAGGGACAAAAAATTGTAGACATGAACAATGCAGCCATAGACAAGGGAGTTAACGCGCTTGTTAAGGTTAATATTCCAGCTTCATGGAAAGATGCAAAAGAAGGGGAAGCTGCAGCTGCGCTTGAAGTACCGGAATTCATATCAAAGATAGTTTATCCGATGAATAGACAAGATGGAGATAAACTTCCTGTAAGTACTTTTGTTGGAATGGAAGATGGTACATTCCCACAGGGTACAGCAGCTTATGAAAAGAGAGGAATAGCTATAAGTGTTCCAGAATGGCAGTCAGATAAATGTATACAATGTAATCAATGTTCCTTTGTATGTCCTCATGCAGCTATAAGGCCTGTTCTTACAAATGCAGAGGAATTAGCTAAAGCACCAGCTGGTTTTGAATCCAAGGCCGCTTCTGGAGCAAAGGGATTAAACTTCACCATAGCTGTTTCACCTCTTGACTGTACAGGATGTGGAAACTGTGCGGATATATGTCCTGCAAAGGAAAAGGCTCTTGTTATGAAACCTATAGATACACAGTTAAATAAAACAGATGCCTGGGATTATGCTATGTCTGTGTCTTACAAGGAGAATCCTCTTAATAAATTTAGCGTAAAAGGAAGTCAATTTGAAAAACCTCTTCTTGAGTTCTCAGGAGCTTGTGCAGGATGTGGAGAAACTCCATATGTTAAGCTTGTAACTCAATTGTTTGGTGATACAATGATGGTAGCAAATGCTACAGGATGTTCTTCCATTTGGGGTGCATCAGCTCCGGCTACTCCATATACAACAAATCACAGAGGACATGGACCATCTTGGGCCAACTCTCTATTTGAAGACAATGCTGAATATGGACTTGGAATGTTCCTTGCAGTTAAACAGGTAAGAGATAAGATTGCATTAAACATGAAAGAGGCATTAAAAGGTAATTTAAGTGCAGAACTTAAGGCTGCCTTTGAAGATTGGCTGGAAAACATGGATAATGGAAAAGGTACCAGAGAGAGAGCAGATAAAATGGTAGAATTGCTGGAAAATCAGAAAAAAGAAGATGCTTTATTAAATGAAATATATGAAAATAAGGATTTTCTAATTAAGAGATCCCACTGGATGTTCGGCGGAGACGGATGGGCTTATGATATAGGCTATGGTGGATTGGATCACGTTCTGGCATCTGGAGAAGATGTAAATGTACTTGTACTTGATACAGAAGTTTATTCAAATACAGGTGGACAATCTTCAAAAGCAACTCCTACAGCTGCAGTGGCTAAATTTGCTGCCAGCGGCAAGAAGACTAAAAAGAAAGATCTTGGAATGATGGCTATGACTTATGGTTATGTTTATGTAGCACAAATTGCCATGGGAGCAGATAAAAATCAAACATTAAAAGCTATCCAGGAAGCAGAAGCTTACAAGGGGCCATCACTTATAGTAGCTTATGCACCATGTATAAACCATGGATTAAGAGATGGAATGGGTAAGAGTCAGAATGAATCTAAGAAAGCTGTTGAGTCTGGATATTGGGCACTATACAGATATAATCCAGAATTGAAGGAACAGGGTAAAAAATCCTTTAGTTTGGATTCTAAAAAACCAACTGCAGACTTTAAGGAATTCCTAATGGGTGAAGTTAGATATTCTTCCCTTGCTAAACAATTCCCAGAAACAGCAGAACAATTATTTGAAAAGACTAAAAAAGATGCCTTTGACAGAATTGCAGGTTATGAAAAACTGGCAAATGAAATATAA
- a CDS encoding aminotransferase class IV has product MEQYSNNFFLYNDEIKNKEESLEDTSYNGKSIYEVIRIIDGKPLFLEPHLRRMENSCKITGLRIWLTGDEIKNRIKKLVEVNKAYIGNIKIIFNFSRENVFMAYFSKYFYPPLKYYKTGVDTIFFHGEREDPNAKVINAAFREKVNEKIKENNVFEAILVDNKGNITEGSKSNIFMIKGEKVITAPVGDVLPGVTRDVIIKICKDMGFEVMEEKINYKQIEKLDALFISGTSPKVLPIKRVENIDFHSPENKVLMSIMNAYDHEMEKDIKSFTYSEI; this is encoded by the coding sequence ATGGAACAATATTCAAATAATTTTTTTTTGTATAATGATGAAATAAAAAATAAAGAAGAATCTCTAGAAGATACATCATATAATGGAAAATCTATCTATGAAGTTATAAGGATAATAGATGGCAAACCTCTATTTTTAGAACCTCATTTAAGACGTATGGAAAATTCTTGTAAAATAACTGGTTTAAGGATCTGGCTTACAGGAGATGAGATTAAAAATAGAATAAAAAAGCTGGTGGAAGTGAATAAGGCTTATATCGGAAATATAAAAATTATTTTTAATTTTTCTCGTGAAAATGTATTTATGGCATACTTTTCAAAATATTTTTATCCACCTCTAAAATATTATAAAACAGGGGTAGATACTATCTTTTTTCATGGGGAAAGAGAAGATCCCAATGCTAAAGTAATAAATGCTGCATTCAGGGAAAAAGTGAATGAAAAAATTAAAGAAAATAATGTGTTTGAAGCAATACTTGTAGATAATAAGGGAAATATTACAGAAGGAAGTAAGTCCAATATATTTATGATAAAAGGTGAAAAGGTAATAACTGCTCCGGTGGGAGATGTACTTCCAGGGGTCACAAGAGATGTTATAATAAAAATTTGCAAAGATATGGGGTTTGAAGTCATGGAGGAAAAAATAAATTATAAACAAATAGAAAAGTTAGATGCTCTTTTTATATCAGGCACTTCTCCTAAGGTACTGCCTATAAAAAGGGTGGAAAATATAGACTTCCATTCCCCTGAAAACAAGGTGCTTATGAGTATAATGAATGCATATGACCATGAGATGGAAAAGGATATAAAAAGCTTTACATATTCTGAAATTTAA
- a CDS encoding chemotaxis protein CheD produces the protein MEIKEIKVGIADMNTAGSPHRLITIGLGSCVGIALYDKIKGIGGLAHIMLPDSTQFSNIKNPVKFADLAVPLLIKDLEKLGVNKRNLKAKIAGGASMFNFSDKSMIMDIGNRNSAAVKKILEKCSVPILSEDLGGNKGRTMIFDTSQGGVKIRTVGMGIKEI, from the coding sequence ATGGAGATAAAAGAGATAAAGGTAGGAATAGCAGATATGAATACTGCCGGCTCCCCTCATAGACTTATAACTATAGGGCTTGGTTCCTGTGTTGGTATAGCTTTGTATGATAAAATAAAAGGTATAGGTGGACTAGCACATATAATGCTGCCGGACAGCACACAATTCAGTAACATAAAAAACCCTGTAAAATTTGCGGATTTAGCTGTCCCTCTTTTAATAAAAGATTTAGAAAAATTAGGAGTAAATAAGAGAAATTTAAAAGCCAAAATAGCAGGTGGAGCATCTATGTTTAATTTTTCAGATAAGAGCATGATTATGGATATAGGCAATAGAAATAGTGCTGCTGTGAAGAAAATATTGGAAAAATGTTCTGTTCCTATATTATCCGAGGATCTGGGAGGTAATAAAGGAAGGACTATGATATTTGATACCTCCCAGGGTGGGGTAAAAATACGTACTGTAGGAATGGGAATAAAAGAAATTTAA
- a CDS encoding flagellar assembly protein A, which produces MKKVFQDTSLENCLQLARYELNIPEDKLEYKVLENKKSFFRKKVVIEVTYDEEKGEGISREEEENKLNEDQGIVKVVEGKIIVKDPIDGEKPAVIVKGEHMSIFVDGVEIKGECEVLSSSNIEVILEENVPKRELKIDISQDAMEAYAKVNYTSKSVYVLKDTKESNKLNLEVHIVETVEPPKYNENDIKNELVSNKIVYGVIEENFKDVLQSGKRVLIAKGKKPVDGEDDVININFQDSVDFKEDVGGNVDFKSIGIVSTVKKGDIIAERHKGIEGENGFDVNGKTLKFKKAKHKKLTAGQGCMIKDEDKVEAVIEGKPFIKSGTFYVHQVHEISKDVDLSTGNIKFTGDVIVQGNVREGMEVECGGNLSIYKEVERAKIKAVGDILINGSIVGSEIYGGGDCVNKIKTIDHLAEFNVNLEEMIEAVKEIKMYDLLGKNKKDGEIIKVLLENKFKGLLKLGINIIADLNMDPEECEQSLGKEIVKIIRTSLMGMGPINIKNYSELNYLKEKIEAEIEHLNECLALPVNLTIAYCQDSHIESSGSVVITGKGEYISEITANESIEFLQERSVARGGILKAKKEIKCKIVGSMAGVSTVLHVEDEGHIWADIAYHNTIIKVGKKKLMLDSPSKNLHAYFNEGNIVVDKFLL; this is translated from the coding sequence ATGAAAAAAGTATTTCAAGACACTTCACTGGAAAATTGTCTGCAGCTTGCAAGATATGAATTAAATATACCAGAGGATAAATTGGAGTATAAAGTACTTGAAAACAAAAAATCTTTTTTTAGGAAAAAAGTAGTAATAGAGGTGACCTATGATGAGGAGAAAGGAGAAGGAATTTCTAGAGAGGAAGAAGAGAATAAATTAAATGAGGATCAAGGTATTGTAAAAGTTGTAGAAGGTAAGATAATTGTAAAAGACCCCATAGATGGGGAAAAGCCGGCTGTAATAGTAAAGGGAGAACATATGTCCATTTTTGTAGATGGAGTTGAAATAAAAGGAGAATGTGAAGTTCTAAGCAGCAGTAATATAGAAGTGATTTTAGAAGAAAATGTTCCCAAAAGGGAATTGAAAATAGATATTTCACAAGATGCTATGGAAGCCTATGCAAAGGTTAATTACACATCTAAAAGTGTTTATGTGCTTAAAGATACAAAAGAAAGCAATAAATTGAATTTGGAAGTTCATATAGTTGAAACTGTGGAACCTCCTAAATACAATGAAAATGACATAAAAAATGAACTTGTAAGTAATAAAATTGTTTATGGTGTAATTGAAGAAAATTTTAAGGATGTTCTACAAAGTGGAAAAAGAGTATTAATAGCAAAAGGTAAAAAACCCGTAGATGGGGAAGATGATGTTATAAATATCAACTTTCAAGATTCTGTAGACTTCAAAGAGGATGTGGGAGGTAATGTAGATTTTAAAAGTATAGGCATTGTAAGTACTGTAAAAAAAGGTGATATTATTGCTGAAAGGCACAAAGGAATTGAAGGAGAAAATGGATTTGATGTAAATGGGAAAACTTTAAAATTTAAAAAAGCTAAACATAAAAAACTTACTGCAGGACAAGGGTGTATGATTAAAGATGAGGATAAAGTTGAAGCAGTTATAGAGGGAAAGCCTTTTATAAAAAGTGGTACTTTTTATGTACATCAGGTTCATGAAATCAGTAAAGATGTGGATTTAAGTACGGGGAATATAAAGTTTACAGGAGATGTAATAGTACAGGGTAACGTAAGAGAAGGAATGGAAGTTGAATGTGGAGGAAACCTTAGTATATATAAAGAAGTGGAAAGAGCTAAGATTAAAGCCGTGGGGGATATCTTAATAAATGGAAGTATTGTAGGCTCGGAAATATATGGTGGGGGAGATTGTGTAAATAAAATCAAAACCATAGATCATCTTGCAGAATTTAATGTTAACCTGGAAGAGATGATTGAAGCCGTAAAAGAAATAAAAATGTATGATCTGCTTGGCAAGAATAAAAAAGATGGGGAGATAATAAAAGTATTATTGGAAAATAAATTTAAAGGACTTTTAAAGCTTGGAATAAATATAATTGCAGATTTGAATATGGACCCTGAAGAATGTGAACAAAGTTTGGGAAAGGAAATAGTAAAAATTATAAGGACAAGTCTCATGGGTATGGGGCCTATAAATATAAAAAACTACTCAGAGTTAAATTATCTAAAAGAAAAAATTGAAGCTGAAATTGAACATTTAAATGAATGCCTTGCTCTTCCTGTAAATTTAACTATAGCCTATTGTCAGGATTCTCATATAGAAAGTTCCGGCAGCGTAGTAATTACGGGAAAAGGAGAGTATATATCTGAAATTACTGCAAATGAGTCTATTGAATTTTTGCAGGAAAGAAGTGTAGCAAGAGGGGGAATATTAAAAGCGAAAAAAGAAATTAAATGTAAAATTGTAGGTAGTATGGCAGGAGTGTCTACAGTACTTCATGTAGAAGATGAAGGACATATATGGGCGGATATTGCATATCACAATACTATAATCAAAGTGGGAAAGAAAAAACTTATGCTGGATTCTCCAAGTAAAAATTTGCATGCTTATTTTAATGAGGGCAATATTGTAGTAGACAAATTTCTTCTCTAA